In the genome of Bordetella avium, the window AATAACAGCGCCACGATCAAAGTCCCGCAGATACCTCCCAGCGCCACCGGGCCGATCCGGAACTTGCCGATGAAATAACCTAGACCGACCGCAATGAAAAGAATGGCGATAGGCACAGACTCAAAAAAACCGACGGAGCAGTTCATCGCGCGCGCTCCGTCTTTTGACTAGCATGACTTACATGACTTGCGACTAACTCTTTCATCCTGAGCCCTCTACGCAGTGTGTCTTGCATGCGTCGCAGACATTATCAGAAACAGGACGAAAGCCAAACCATCGCCTTTGTGCAAGGGCTGCTGCCAAGCCTAAGGGCCGCTTTCCGGCGTGTAAACGGTAAGAGCGCGCGAGCGTCTTGCGGACCGCCGATAAAAAACCCCCGGTCAGAACAGCTTCCCGACTGCCGGACCGCAGTCCGACTGTTGAGATGCCATTCAGACCGGGGGGTCTGCCTGTCGGCGCGATCAGAGCGCGCTGGTCAGTTCCGGAACCACTTGGAACAGATCACCCACCAGACCGTAATCGGCCACGCCGAAGATCGGCGCTTCCGGGTCTTTATTGATAGCCACGATGACCTTGGAGTCTTTCATGCCCGCCAGGTGCTGGATGGCGCCGGAAATACCGACTGCCACATACAGCTGAGGAGCTACGATCTTGCCGGTTTGTCCGACCTGCCAATCGTTGGGGGCATAACCCGCATCAACGGCTGCGCGCGAAGCGCCCAGGGCCGCGCCCAGCTTATCGGCCAGCGGATCGAGGATCTTGAAGTTCTCGGCGCTGCCCAGACCACGGCCACCCGAGACAACCACGCGGGCGCCCGCCAATTCGGGACGGTCGCTCTTAGCGACTTCACGGCCCACAAAGCTGGACAAGCCGGAATCCGCCACGGCGGCCATCTCTTCGATCGCAGCCGTGCCGCCTGTGGCAGCCACGGCGTCAAAGCCGGTGGCGCGAACCGTGATGACCTTGACGGCATCGCCCGATTGCACGGTGGCGATGGCGTTGCCGGCATAGATCGGGCGCTGGAAGGTATCCGCCGACTCCACGCTGATGATGTCGGAAACCTGGGCCACATCGAGCTTGGCAGCCACGCGCGGCGCGACGTTCTTTCCCGAAGCCGTGGCCGGGAACAGAATGTGGCTGTAGGCCGGCGCCACGGCCAAAACCTGGGCGGCCAGATTTTCCGCCAGGCCTTCGGCGAGTTGCGGCGCATCGGCCAGCAAGACCTTGCTCACGCCGGCGGCAGCGGCGGCCTGCTCGGCCACGCCACGGGCGTTGGCGCCCGCCACCAGCACGTGCACATCGCCACCGATCTTGACGGCGGCCGCAATAGTATTCAGGGTCGCGCCCTTGAGCTGGGCGTTGTCGTGTTCAGCAATAACAAGCGTCGTCATTGTTAGATCACCTTCGCTTCATTCTTGAGTTTTTCGACCAGCGCGGCGACGTCGGCCACCTTGATGCCAGCCTTGCGGGCCGCAGGCTCGGTGACTTTCAGGGTCTTCAGGCGCGGCGCGGCGTCCACACCCAGGTCCTGCGGCGTGACCGTGTCCAGCGGCTTTTTCTTGGCCTTCATGATGTTGGGCAGCGTGACATAACGCGGCTCATTCAGGCGCAAGTCGGTCGTGATGATGGCCGGCAGCTTGAGCGTCAGCGTTTCCAGGCCGCCATCGACTTCGCGAGTCACGGTGACATTGCCATCGCCCAGCTCGACCTTGCTGGCGAACGTAGCCTGCGGCCAGTCCAGCAAGGCAGCCAGCATCTGGCCGGTCTGGTTGGCGTCATCATCAATCGCCTGCTTGCCCAGAATCACCAGTTGCGGCTGTTCCTTGTCGACCAAGGCCTTGAGCAATTTGGCGACAGCCAGCGGCTGCAACTCAGCGTCGGTCTGCACCAACACGCCGCGGTCGGCGCCAATGGCCATGGCGGTGCGCAAGGTTTCCTGGCATTGCGCCACGCCGCAAGATACGGCGATCACTTCCGCAATGCTGCCCTTTTCTTTCAGACGGGTCGCCTCTTCGACAGCGATTTCGTCAAAGGGGTTCATCGACATCTTCACATTGGCGATGTCCACATCCGATTGATCGGACTTCACGCGCACCTTGACGTTGTAGTCAACGACGCGCTTGACGGGTACCAATACCTTCATCCAGCAGCCTCCAGACAATAATTACCCGGCGATATGCCGGGGTTTGCATTACACGAAATCTTTCCTGATTCTACAGCTTAGACAGCGACCTGATGTGTGCAACCACACTGCGGCCCAGCGCGGACAGACTGTACCCGCCCTCCAGCGTGCTCACGATACGGCCTTGCGCATAACGATCCGCCACCGCGACGAGCTGGTCGGTGATCCAGGCGTAATCGCTTTCCACCAGCCCCATCTGTGCCATATCGTCCTCCCGATGCGCATCAAAACCGGCTGACACCAGGATCAGTTGCGGTGCGTGGGCTTCCAAACGCGGCAACCATTGCTGGCGCACCACCTCACGCACCTTGGGGCCAGTGGTGTAGGCATCCATCGGCACGTTCACCATATTGGCCGCAGCATGCTCAGCCCCGCTGTTGGGGAAAAAAGGATGCTGGAAAAAGCTGCACATCAGTACGCGCTCGTCACCCGCAAAAGCTTGTTCGATGCCATTGCCATGATGGACATCGAAATCAACGATGGCGATCCGCGTCAAACCATGAACCTGCATGGCGTAACTGGCCGCGATGGCGATATTGTTGAAAAAACAGAAGCCCATCGCACGGCTGTGTTCGGCATGATGCCCGGGCGGGCGAACCGCACAAAACGCCGTCCGGGCCTCGCCCGCCATCAGTGCGTCAACCGCCGCAATGCCCGCGCCGGCGGCATGATAGGCAGCCTCTAGCGTATGCGGATTCATAAGCGTGTCCGGGTCGATCTCGGCATAGCCATGCTCCGGAGACAGGCCGCGCAGACGATCCAGGTGATAGGCGCTGTGTACGCGCAAAATGTCTTGACGCGTGGCCGCGGGCACCTCTCTCTCGCCCAGATAGGGCATCAGACCGCTGGCCAGAAGTTGATCGGAAATGGCATCCAGCCTCTGTGGGCTCTCGGGATGCCAACTGCCCATTTCATGCAGTTTGCACGACGGATGAGTAAGATACATGGTCTCCATAGGGAAGATTATGTTCATCACCCGGCGTTTCCTGCAAATCGGCCTACTGGCCATGCTCCTGGGAGGTTGTGCCTCCCCCCCTTTGAAGCTCCAAGACGCCAGCGCAAACCCCTCGAACACCAAGGGTAAACCCGAGGCCATTCGCATCGGACCGGACAGCCCTGCGGCAGAACCTTCCGCCACGCTGGGCGCAAGCGGCAAACTCAGGCCCGAGGTAAGCCGCTTTGGCGAAAGCTTGGCCAGCGAGCGCGCCCTGCCGCCACAAGCCGTGCTGGACCTACTGGCCGATGCGCGCTACAGCAGCACCGTGGCCCGCCTGATTGCCCCCTCGGTTCCTGGACGCAAGGTATGGCGAAGCTGGGATACCTATCGTGCGCGCTTCATTGAACCCAAGCGCATCGGCTGGGGCGTGGAATTCTGGAACGAAAACCGTGCCGTGATCGAGCGCGCTGCGCAGCAATACGGCGTCCCGGCGTCCATCATCGTGTCCATCATTGGCGTCGAAACGCTATATGGCCGCAACATGGGTAATTTCCGCGTCATCGATGCGCTGGCGACGCTGGCCTTTGACCACCCCGAACCCGCCCGCCCCGAACGGGTCGAGATGTTCCGCAAACAGTTGGCTGACTTCATCACGCTGACGCTACAGGGCAAGCTGGAGCCCGGCACGCTGGGCTCGTTCGCCGGTGCGATCGGCATGCCGCAATTCATGCCCACCAGCATTGCCCATTACGCAGTGGATGGCGATGACGACGGCCACATCGATCTGGCTAACAGCGTGCCCGATGCCGTGATGTCGGTAGGCAGCTTTTTACAGAAACACGGCTGGCAACGTGGCTTACCCGTGTTTGCCCCCGTTATCCTGCCCGCCGACCCATCGTCCCTGGTGGATGGCGGTCTGGTGCCCAAACTGAACTGGGCCGGATTGCAGCAGGCCGGGGCGCACCTCAGGCCTGGCGCCAGCGCCGAACCCTGGCAGAACAGCCCGCTAGGCGTGATCGATCTTGCCGAAGAAGCACGCGGCACGGCGGTATATCGTACCGGCACCGCCAACTTCTTTGTCATCACGCAGTACAACCGCAGTTACTTCTATGCCACAGCGGTGGCTGACCTGGCAGCAGCGCTGCAAGCCCGAGTCGGCCGCCCATAAGGTGTTGCGGTCAGGATGCCGGGCGCTCGGGCCCGGCGTCGCCCCTCAGTCGAAAACACCCGTAGACAGATAACGGTCACCGCGATCGCAAACGATAAATACGATCGTGGCGTTTTCTACGCGCTCGGCCACACGCAAGGCGGCAACCAGCGCACCCGCCGCAGAAATCCCACCGAAAATACCTTCCTCGGCCGCCATGCGTCGCGCCATCTGCTCGGCATCGGCCTGGACGATGGACTCGTAGGCATCCACCAGCGAAGCATCGAAAATCTTGGGCAGATAAGCTTGCGGCCACTTGCGTATGCCCGGAATCTGCGAGCCTTCGGCCGGCTGTGCGCCCACCACTTGCACCGCTGGATTGCGCGATTTGAGATAGCTAGCCACGCCCATAATGGTGCCGGTGGTGCCCATGGCGCTGACGAAATGCGTCACCTGACCCTGCGTCTGCGCCCAGATTTCCGGCCCCGTGCCTTCGATATGGGCGCGTGGGTTATCCGGATTGGCGAACTGATCCAAGACCTTGCCCTTGCCCTCGGCCTGCATGGCGGTAGCCAGATCTCGCGCATACTCCATGCCGCCCTTGTCGGCTGGCGTGAGGATCAGCTCGGCGCCATAGGCCGCCATGGCAGCGCGGCGCTCTACTGAAAGATTGTCGGGCATGATCAGCACCATGCGATAGCCTCGCATGGCTGCGGTCATGGCCAGGGCAATACCGGTATTGCCGCTGGTGGCCTCGATCAGCGTATCGCCGGGACTGATTTCGCCGCGTTCTTCGGCGCGCAAAATCATGGACAGCGCCGGTCTATCCTTGACCGAACCTGCCGGATTATTGCCTTCCAGTTTGGCTAGGATGACATTGCCACGGGCCTGGCCGAGTTCGCCAGGAATGCGTTGCAGGCGCACCAACGGCGTATTGCCGACGGTCTGCTCGATAGTGGGGTAAGTGATGGCGTTCATGAGTTGATCATAACCCTGCGGCCCGCCCCGCTATCGCAAACCCGTGCTAGGCGCAGGGAAAAATCAGGGTTGGCGCACTGCCTTCGCTGGAACCGGCTTGTTGGAGGAGGCCCCAGGTTTGCGCGTCGAGGCCGAGCTTGACGCCGCAGGGGGAACAGCAGGGGGCGCCGAGACGGCAGTGCGCGAAGACGGCGCTTGCCCCACGGTCAGGCCAGCCTCGGCGAAGCCGGCGATCTTGCGCTCACCGATGCCGCGCACGCGCTCGCTTAGATCCTGCAAGGACAAAAAAGGCCCGCCGCGCTCGCGTTCGCGCACAATGAGTTCGGCGCTGCGCGGCCCCACCCCTTTCAATTCGCGCAGTTGCGCAGCGGTAGCGCTGTTGAGGTCAAGGGCCGTCGCCGGGAAGGCGGCGCCCAGCAGTAATGCCGTGCATAGCAAGGGGGCGAAACGCATAATGACTCCAGAAGAAAAGACGGCGACCGCCGTCAGGCCCTCCAGAATGCGCTGACGGGCCCCTCAAGGGCCCGTCAGTTCGATTTTTTGCCTCAGCGTAAAACTACGCCAGTGACTTGCGCGACCGCCAGTAGCGCACGTACTCGCTTACGCCTGTCTGCACATCACGCATGACGGCCGTATAGCCGGCCGCGCGCAAAGCATCGACATTGGCCTGGGTAAAGCTCTGATAGCGCCCCTTAAGGTCATCCGGAAAGGGGATGTAGCGGATCAGGCCCTGGCTCACGAGCTCGTCCAAGGACAAGGGTGCCTCGCCCTGCTCCGCCCGCAAGGTATTGACGACGGCAGCAGCCACGTCATTGAAAGGCTGCGCACGGCCCGTGCCGCAATTGAAGATCCCCGATGTGCCCGGATGATCGAGAAAGTGCAGGTTCACATCGACGACATCTTCCACCGAAATGAAATCGCGGCTTTGACCGCCATCCGCGTAGCCGTCCCAGCCTGAGAACAGGCGCACATGCCCCTCAGCCAGGAATTGGTTCATATTGTGGAACGCAACCGAGGCCATACGGCCCTTGTGCTGCTCATGCGGGCCATAGACATTGAAGTAACGCAGGCCCACGACCTGGGCAGTCAACTTGTCCATGCGGGTGCGCAGCACCTGATCAAACAGCAGCTTGGAATAGCCGTAAACGTTCAAAGGGCCTTCGTTGGCCGGATCTTCGACATAGACAGTCGATGCGCCATAGACTGCCGCCGACGACGCATAGATCAGGGGCACGCGATTCGCCTGGCAATATTCGAACCATTCCAGCGTCACGCGGTAATTGTTGTCCATCATGTACTGGCCATTGCGCTCGGTGGTGTCCGAGCAGGCCCCTTGATGCAGCACGGCCCGCACGCGCGGAAACTGGCCCGCCTTGAGCAGCGCACGCGCGTCTTCGTGATGCATATAGTCGGCAATGCGGCAATCGACCAGATTGCGGAATTTATCGCCTTCGGTCAGATCATCAATCGCGATGATGTCGTAAATGCCCCGGCGGTTCAGGCCGCGTACCAGATTGCTGCCAATAAAGCCGGCTGCGCCCGTCACAACAATCATATTGCTTCTCCTGCAAGTTCAGCGCCAGTCACCACCGAGGTGCCCAGCTTGCCGACGACGATGCCGCCAGCACGATTGGCCCAGCTCATCGCATCCGCCCAGTCCAGGCCGGTGGCCCGCATGACGGCCAGTGTGGCAAGCACCGTATCGCCGGCACCCGACACGTCGAATACTTCGTGCGCCTGTGCATCCACATGCTGGCGGCCGTCCTGCGTGAACAAGGTCATGCCCTGCTCGGAGCGCGTCACCAGCAAGGCCTCCAGATCGAGATCCTGGCGCAGGGCCTGCGCGCGCTGATCGAGCTGCGCTTCGCTGGACCAGCGGCCCACCGCCTGCTGCATTTCAGCACGATTAGGCGTCACCAGCGTGGCGCCCCGGTAGCGGGAATAGTCGTCGCCCTTGGGATCGACCAAGACCGGCACCTGGCGGGCTCGCGCCAGGGCGATCAAGCCCTCGACGCGGGCCAGCGCACCCTTGGCATAATCGGAAAGCACCAGCACATCACAGTCGGACAAGGCGGCTGCCAGCGCGGCATCCACGCCTTCGAGTATGGCCTGGCCCGGCTCCTCTTCGAAATCGATGCGCAGCAATTGCTGTTGACGGCCCAACACCCGCATTTTTAAGGTGGTATGACGATCCGGATCGGTAACGAGCCGCGTATGCACTCCGGCCTCGGACGCCAACACAGCAATGCGCCCACCCGCCTCATCAGCGCCAACCACCCCGATCAGGGTAGCCTGAGCGCCAAGCGCGGCGATGTTACGTGCGACGTTGGCGGCGCCACCCAGACGGTCTTCTCGTCGGGCTACGCGCACCACGGGTACCGGCGCCTCGGGGGAAATACGCTCGACCTCACCGAACCAATAACGGTCCAGCATGACATCGCCGACGACGAGCACGCGAGCACGCGCGACAGCTTGCGCGGGAAAAGTCATCATTCAAGTTCTTCCAAACGGCGTGGCGTATAGGTTTCCCAGGCATTGCAGCCCGGGCATTGCCAATAGAAGCGGCGTGCCTGAAAACCGCAGCTGCGGCAGGCATACCGGTCAAGGCGTTGTGTATGTTTGTGGATCAGACTGCGCAGCAGCGTCATGTCCGCGCCCGGCACGGGGCTGCTCGGTGCGCCGGCGACGGCCGGAGCCGCCAATTCAGCCTCGAGCAAGCGGTCCAGACCCAATAGAGAGGGATGGTGACGCAGCGCCTCACGGGCAAAGGCCCAGGCCGGTCCGCTGCCCTGCTGTGCCCGCAACTCGCGAAATACCACATTGAAGAGGTCTAGCGAGGCATGACGTTCGTATTGCGCGCGCAAATGCGCCAGGCCTTGCACGGCCTCTCCTGCCTGCCGATAATTGTTCAGCAACTGCTCGGCCACCAGGCCGGCGTACTCGGGCGCTTCCGCCAGAATGCCTTCGAGATAAAGACGCTCGCGCTTGCTATCGCTTTCCAGCGCAGCCAGGCGCGCACGCAGCATCGAGGTGCGTACCTTGGAGCCTCGGCTCATCGAGCCGCCGTGGCCCGTCGCAGCGGCCGCATGATCTGCCGCATCGAGCGCAGCCAAGGCGCTTTCGATATCGGCGGGCTTTGCGCTCAGCGCAGCCTGCGCCTGCTCACAGTAGTAGTGCACCAGTTGCGGCACCGGCTCGTCAACCAAGCCCTGCAAGGTTTTGACCGCCTCGATAGCGCGCGGCCAATCATGCTCGGATTCATAAATGCGAATCAGCGAACGCAGCGCGGGCAGGGCGTAACGGGTGTCGGTGTCTTTGAGCTGCTCGAAAGCCGCCTCGGCCCGGTCCAGCATGCCCGCCTTGAGAAAATCCTGCGCCAGTTCATGTTGCGCGTGCTCACGTTCCGCCTGTGGCAGGTCGGAGCGGCTCAAGAGGCTTTGGTGCACACGGATGGCGCGCTCCATTTCGCCGCGACGGCGGAACAGACTGCCCAGGGCGAAATGCAATTCGGTCGTTTCAGGGTCTAATTTGGCGACTTCGACAAAGGCGTCGATCGCACGGTCCGGCTGCTCATTCAGCAGGAAATTCAAGCCACGAAAATAAGAATCCGGCAAGGTACGTGTTTCACGCAGCATCTGCCGGAAGTCAAAGCGCGCCGCCAACCAGCCCAGGGCGAACAGCACCGGGACGAAAATCAGCCACCAGGGTTCAAAATCCACAGTTCAGACTCTTGCGATCCAGTGAAAAACCGCTTTACAGCGGCGACATCGGCGCGACCGCTTCGGGCGCGACAGGCGTTTGCGTACCAGACGCCTGCAGGCGTTCAACTTCGCGGCGCAGGCGTTGTGCTTCGCGGCGACGTCGCATCGACGCAGGCACCGTCAGCAATAAACCGAAAACCGCGCCCAAAACAAAAGTCGCCAGCATGACCACGATAAGCGGCACATCTTGCAGCACATGATCCGCGTAGAACTTGACCGCGACCGGTTCCGTGTTCTTTAGCGCGAACATCAATACAGCGATAAAAACGAGCAATCGCAGGGCCCAGACAAGGTAGCGCATGGCGCGTGCTCCATGATATGTAAGACTTTTGATTGTAAGCGCAAGCGGGACCGAATCCGTGGCCCATGTGGGGCTTTTGTCAGGTTTACCTTCCGACAGCGGCAAAGACAAAGCCCCTTGAGACGGAACTGACCTCAAGGGGCTTTGCGTCGGGCACTACGACATCAATGCATTGCGTGCATATCCATCTCAGCCTGCAACGGGTCTGACGATTCGTTAGAAGAATCGCCACCCGCTTCGTTACCTGCCAGATCCACGCGCTCTCGCAACTCTTTACCTGCCTTGAAATGCGGCACCTGCTTACCAGGCACCAACACTTGCTCGCCAGACTTGGGGTTGCGTCCCACGCGGGGTGACCGCTGCGACAAGGAAAAGCTGCCAAAACCGCGGATCTCGATGCGCTGACCCGAGGCCAGGGCCTGGGTCATGGCATCAAGAACGGTCTTGACGGCCAGATCGGTGTCGCGGGCGGCCAGCTGGGGATAGCGGGCCGACAGAGCGGCGATCAGCTCCGACTTGGTCACGTTCAACCGTCGTTGCGCTGTTGGTCCAGCTTGGCCTTCAGCAGCGCGCCCAGGTTCGTCGTACCCGACGAGGCGCTGGCTTCGGACATGCGCTGGATGGTTTCAGCCGTTTCGGCGTTGTCCCGGGCCTTGATCGACAACTGAATCGAACGCGCCTTGCGGTCGATGTTGATGATCATGGCTTCGACGTTGTCGCCAACGTTCAGCACGGTAGTGGCGTCTTCAACACGGCCCGAGGAGATCTCGGAAGCGCGCAGATAACCCTCGACGTCGACGGACAGGGTCACGACAGCGCCCTTGGCTTCGACCTGCTTGATCGTGCCAGGAACCACAGCGCCCTTGTCGTAGGTGGCGACGAAGTTGTTGAACGGATCGCCTTCGAGCTGCTTGATGCCCAGGGAGATGCGTTCCTTCTCGGTGTCGATACCCAGAACCACGGCTTCGATTTCGTCGCCCTTCTTGAAGTTGCGAACGGCTTCTTCGCCGGTTTCCGTCCACGACAGATCGGACAGGTGGACCAGGCCGTCGATGCCGCCAGGCAGACCGACAAACACGCCGAAGTCGGTGATCGACTTGATAGCGCCGCGCACCTTGTCGCCGCGCTTGAAGTTCGTGGCGAACTCTTCCCACGGATTCTGACGGCACTGCTTCATGCCCAGCGAGATACGGCGACGGTCTTCGTCGATCTCGAGAACCATGACTTCGACTTCTTCGCCCAGGGTGACAACCTTGCGCGGGTCCACGTTCTTGTTGGTCCAGTCCATTTCGGAGACGTGCACCAGACCTTCGATGCCGGCTTCGACCTCAACGAAGGCGCCGTAGTCGGTCAGGTTGGTCACCTTGCCGAACAGACGGGTGCCTTGCGGGTAGCGGCGAGCCAGACCCACCCACGGATCTTCGCCCAGTTGCTTGACGCCCAGCGACACGCGGCTCTTTTCCTGGTCGAACTTGAGGACCTTGGCTTCGACTTCCTGACCCACTTGCA includes:
- a CDS encoding ComEA family DNA-binding protein; translated protein: MRFAPLLCTALLLGAAFPATALDLNSATAAQLRELKGVGPRSAELIVRERERGGPFLSLQDLSERVRGIGERKIAGFAEAGLTVGQAPSSRTAVSAPPAVPPAASSSASTRKPGASSNKPVPAKAVRQP
- the rfaD gene encoding ADP-glyceromanno-heptose 6-epimerase, with translation MIVVTGAAGFIGSNLVRGLNRRGIYDIIAIDDLTEGDKFRNLVDCRIADYMHHEDARALLKAGQFPRVRAVLHQGACSDTTERNGQYMMDNNYRVTLEWFEYCQANRVPLIYASSAAVYGASTVYVEDPANEGPLNVYGYSKLLFDQVLRTRMDKLTAQVVGLRYFNVYGPHEQHKGRMASVAFHNMNQFLAEGHVRLFSGWDGYADGGQSRDFISVEDVVDVNLHFLDHPGTSGIFNCGTGRAQPFNDVAAAVVNTLRAEQGEAPLSLDELVSQGLIRYIPFPDDLKGRYQSFTQANVDALRAAGYTAVMRDVQTGVSEYVRYWRSRKSLA
- the lapB gene encoding lipopolysaccharide assembly protein LapB; the protein is MDFEPWWLIFVPVLFALGWLAARFDFRQMLRETRTLPDSYFRGLNFLLNEQPDRAIDAFVEVAKLDPETTELHFALGSLFRRRGEMERAIRVHQSLLSRSDLPQAEREHAQHELAQDFLKAGMLDRAEAAFEQLKDTDTRYALPALRSLIRIYESEHDWPRAIEAVKTLQGLVDEPVPQLVHYYCEQAQAALSAKPADIESALAALDAADHAAAATGHGGSMSRGSKVRTSMLRARLAALESDSKRERLYLEGILAEAPEYAGLVAEQLLNNYRQAGEAVQGLAHLRAQYERHASLDLFNVVFRELRAQQGSGPAWAFAREALRHHPSLLGLDRLLEAELAAPAVAGAPSSPVPGADMTLLRSLIHKHTQRLDRYACRSCGFQARRFYWQCPGCNAWETYTPRRLEELE
- a CDS encoding integration host factor subunit beta, giving the protein MTKSELIAALSARYPQLAARDTDLAVKTVLDAMTQALASGQRIEIRGFGSFSLSQRSPRVGRNPKSGEQVLVPGKQVPHFKAGKELRERVDLAGNEAGGDSSNESSDPLQAEMDMHAMH
- the rpsA gene encoding 30S ribosomal protein S1, producing MSSVSTSAFGGENFADLFAESLKSQDMKSGEVISAEVVRVDHNFVVVNAGLKSEALIPLEEFLNDQGELEVQPGDFVSVAIDSLENGYGDTILSRDRAKRLSAWLQLEKALENGELVTGTITGKVKGGLTVMTNGIRAFLPGSLVDLRPVKDTTPYEGKTLEFKVIKLDRKRNNVVLSRRQVLEASMGEERQKLLETLHEGAVVKGVVKNITDYGAFVDLGGIDGLLHITDMAWRRVRHPSEVLQVGQEVEAKVLKFDQEKSRVSLGVKQLGEDPWVGLARRYPQGTRLFGKVTNLTDYGAFVEVEAGIEGLVHVSEMDWTNKNVDPRKVVTLGEEVEVMVLEIDEDRRRISLGMKQCRQNPWEEFATNFKRGDKVRGAIKSITDFGVFVGLPGGIDGLVHLSDLSWTETGEEAVRNFKKGDEIEAVVLGIDTEKERISLGIKQLEGDPFNNFVATYDKGAVVPGTIKQVEAKGAVVTLSVDVEGYLRASEISSGRVEDATTVLNVGDNVEAMIINIDRKARSIQLSIKARDNAETAETIQRMSEASASSGTTNLGALLKAKLDQQRNDG
- a CDS encoding histone deacetylase family protein; this encodes METMYLTHPSCKLHEMGSWHPESPQRLDAISDQLLASGLMPYLGEREVPAATRQDILRVHSAYHLDRLRGLSPEHGYAEIDPDTLMNPHTLEAAYHAAGAGIAAVDALMAGEARTAFCAVRPPGHHAEHSRAMGFCFFNNIAIAASYAMQVHGLTRIAIVDFDVHHGNGIEQAFAGDERVLMCSFFQHPFFPNSGAEHAAANMVNVPMDAYTTGPKVREVVRQQWLPRLEAHAPQLILVSAGFDAHREDDMAQMGLVESDYAWITDQLVAVADRYAQGRIVSTLEGGYSLSALGRSVVAHIRSLSKL
- a CDS encoding electron transfer flavoprotein subunit alpha/FixB family protein — protein: MTTLVIAEHDNAQLKGATLNTIAAAVKIGGDVHVLVAGANARGVAEQAAAAAGVSKVLLADAPQLAEGLAENLAAQVLAVAPAYSHILFPATASGKNVAPRVAAKLDVAQVSDIISVESADTFQRPIYAGNAIATVQSGDAVKVITVRATGFDAVAATGGTAAIEEMAAVADSGLSSFVGREVAKSDRPELAGARVVVSGGRGLGSAENFKILDPLADKLGAALGASRAAVDAGYAPNDWQVGQTGKIVAPQLYVAVGISGAIQHLAGMKDSKVIVAINKDPEAPIFGVADYGLVGDLFQVVPELTSAL
- the rfaE1 gene encoding D-glycero-beta-D-manno-heptose-7-phosphate kinase, with translation MMTFPAQAVARARVLVVGDVMLDRYWFGEVERISPEAPVPVVRVARREDRLGGAANVARNIAALGAQATLIGVVGADEAGGRIAVLASEAGVHTRLVTDPDRHTTLKMRVLGRQQQLLRIDFEEEPGQAILEGVDAALAAALSDCDVLVLSDYAKGALARVEGLIALARARQVPVLVDPKGDDYSRYRGATLVTPNRAEMQQAVGRWSSEAQLDQRAQALRQDLDLEALLVTRSEQGMTLFTQDGRQHVDAQAHEVFDVSGAGDTVLATLAVMRATGLDWADAMSWANRAGGIVVGKLGTSVVTGAELAGEAI
- the cysM gene encoding cysteine synthase CysM produces the protein MNAITYPTIEQTVGNTPLVRLQRIPGELGQARGNVILAKLEGNNPAGSVKDRPALSMILRAEERGEISPGDTLIEATSGNTGIALAMTAAMRGYRMVLIMPDNLSVERRAAMAAYGAELILTPADKGGMEYARDLATAMQAEGKGKVLDQFANPDNPRAHIEGTGPEIWAQTQGQVTHFVSAMGTTGTIMGVASYLKSRNPAVQVVGAQPAEGSQIPGIRKWPQAYLPKIFDASLVDAYESIVQADAEQMARRMAAEEGIFGGISAAGALVAALRVAERVENATIVFIVCDRGDRYLSTGVFD
- a CDS encoding LapA family protein; amino-acid sequence: MRYLVWALRLLVFIAVLMFALKNTEPVAVKFYADHVLQDVPLIVVMLATFVLGAVFGLLLTVPASMRRRREAQRLRREVERLQASGTQTPVAPEAVAPMSPL
- a CDS encoding electron transfer flavoprotein subunit beta/FixA family protein is translated as MKVLVPVKRVVDYNVKVRVKSDQSDVDIANVKMSMNPFDEIAVEEATRLKEKGSIAEVIAVSCGVAQCQETLRTAMAIGADRGVLVQTDAELQPLAVAKLLKALVDKEQPQLVILGKQAIDDDANQTGQMLAALLDWPQATFASKVELGDGNVTVTREVDGGLETLTLKLPAIITTDLRLNEPRYVTLPNIMKAKKKPLDTVTPQDLGVDAAPRLKTLKVTEPAARKAGIKVADVAALVEKLKNEAKVI
- the mltB gene encoding lytic murein transglycosylase B, producing the protein MFITRRFLQIGLLAMLLGGCASPPLKLQDASANPSNTKGKPEAIRIGPDSPAAEPSATLGASGKLRPEVSRFGESLASERALPPQAVLDLLADARYSSTVARLIAPSVPGRKVWRSWDTYRARFIEPKRIGWGVEFWNENRAVIERAAQQYGVPASIIVSIIGVETLYGRNMGNFRVIDALATLAFDHPEPARPERVEMFRKQLADFITLTLQGKLEPGTLGSFAGAIGMPQFMPTSIAHYAVDGDDDGHIDLANSVPDAVMSVGSFLQKHGWQRGLPVFAPVILPADPSSLVDGGLVPKLNWAGLQQAGAHLRPGASAEPWQNSPLGVIDLAEEARGTAVYRTGTANFFVITQYNRSYFYATAVADLAAALQARVGRP